A single genomic interval of Cupriavidus sp. MP-37 harbors:
- a CDS encoding response regulator transcription factor, giving the protein MIQFLAEDSEASEAPARVLLIDDHALVRDGMRMHLALQPGLRVVGEADDGEAALAWLDRAGAAEMPDLVITDIGMRGMGGIALAAALHDRYPELAVLIVSMHDNLEYVRQAVRAGARGYVLKDAPADELIAAIRSVLAGRVFYSARIARGIAEQSPAAGPLDALTPRERDILRGIGRGLANKEIAAQLGVSVRTVETHRLNLKRKLGIEGRAGLVKYAVETLGDSEAG; this is encoded by the coding sequence ATGATCCAGTTTCTTGCCGAAGATAGCGAAGCCAGCGAAGCGCCCGCGCGCGTGCTGCTGATCGACGACCACGCGCTGGTGCGCGACGGCATGCGCATGCACCTGGCGCTGCAGCCCGGGCTGCGCGTGGTGGGTGAAGCCGATGACGGCGAAGCCGCGCTGGCGTGGCTGGACCGCGCCGGCGCGGCCGAGATGCCGGACCTGGTGATCACCGATATCGGCATGCGCGGCATGGGCGGGATTGCGCTGGCGGCGGCGCTGCATGACCGCTATCCCGAGCTGGCGGTGCTGATCGTGTCGATGCACGACAACCTGGAATACGTGCGCCAGGCGGTGCGCGCCGGCGCGCGCGGCTATGTGCTCAAGGACGCCCCGGCCGACGAGCTGATCGCGGCGATCCGCTCGGTGCTGGCCGGGCGCGTGTTCTACAGCGCCCGCATCGCGCGCGGCATCGCCGAGCAAAGCCCCGCGGCCGGCCCGCTCGATGCGCTCACGCCGCGCGAGCGCGATATCCTGCGCGGCATTGGCCGCGGCCTGGCCAACAAGGAGATCGCGGCGCAGCTGGGGGTGTCGGTGCGCACCGTCGAAACCCATCGGCTGAACCTGAAGCGCAAGCTGGGGATCGAGGGGCGGGCGGGGTTGGTGAAGTATGCGGTGGAGACGCTGGGGGATAGCGAGGCGGGGTGA
- a CDS encoding cache domain-containing protein, with product MKLRQKILLLAVAPLAVAMLGIALAVRFQATQLAQHERALVEAAYLQSKETELRHYVELAQSAIAPLVRSGRNDAATRQAAMEALARLDYGPDGYFFLYDLQGRNLMHPRQPELVGQDLWTLRDPQGAPTIQQLIAAARGGGGAVRYQWRKPSSQQLAPKLGYVVAVPEWGWMLGTGIYLDDVESTLRQLDARAETDIRETMAWIGVIAGISILLVAASGLALNVSEHREADAKLRQLAQRVVQSQEEERARLSRELHDGISQLLVSVKLVLETAANRLRLAPADGAAVAPVLGMALNRLDTVFNEVRRVARNLRPALLDDLGLFAALQHLAREMQGGSGLEIVVTQSGTPRELPDEQATALFRIAQEALTNVERHAGARRVAVSLAFDADATRLAVRDDGHGFDVARMQADPQRGIGLRNLRERIAALCGQFDIVSGLGGTQIIASLPLARPAAAARDAITAGPSQS from the coding sequence ATGAAACTCCGCCAGAAGATCCTGTTGCTCGCCGTGGCGCCGCTTGCGGTGGCGATGCTCGGCATCGCCCTTGCCGTGCGCTTCCAGGCCACCCAGCTGGCGCAGCATGAGCGCGCGCTGGTCGAGGCCGCCTACCTGCAGAGCAAGGAGACCGAACTGCGCCACTACGTGGAACTGGCGCAGAGTGCGATCGCGCCGCTGGTGCGCTCCGGCCGCAACGACGCCGCCACGCGCCAGGCGGCGATGGAAGCGCTGGCGCGGCTGGATTATGGTCCCGACGGCTACTTCTTCCTGTACGACCTGCAGGGCCGCAACCTGATGCATCCGCGCCAGCCCGAGCTGGTCGGCCAGGACTTGTGGACGCTGCGCGACCCGCAGGGCGCGCCCACCATCCAGCAACTGATCGCCGCCGCCCGGGGCGGTGGCGGCGCGGTGCGCTACCAGTGGCGCAAGCCCTCGTCGCAGCAGCTGGCGCCCAAGCTTGGCTACGTGGTGGCGGTGCCCGAATGGGGCTGGATGCTCGGTACCGGCATCTACCTGGATGACGTCGAAAGCACGCTGCGCCAGCTCGACGCGCGTGCCGAGACCGATATCCGCGAGACCATGGCGTGGATCGGCGTGATCGCCGGCATCAGCATCCTGCTGGTGGCAGCGAGCGGGCTGGCGCTGAACGTCAGCGAACACCGCGAGGCCGACGCCAAGCTGCGCCAGCTGGCGCAACGCGTGGTGCAGTCGCAGGAAGAAGAGCGCGCGCGGCTGTCGCGCGAGCTGCACGACGGCATCAGCCAGTTGCTGGTGTCGGTCAAGCTGGTGCTGGAGACCGCCGCCAACCGGCTGCGCCTGGCCCCGGCCGACGGCGCGGCGGTGGCGCCGGTGCTGGGCATGGCGCTGAACCGGCTCGACACCGTTTTCAATGAAGTGCGGCGGGTGGCGCGCAACCTGCGCCCCGCGCTGCTGGACGACCTGGGGCTGTTCGCCGCGCTCCAGCACCTGGCGCGCGAGATGCAGGGCGGCAGCGGCCTCGAGATCGTGGTGACGCAGAGCGGCACCCCGCGCGAGCTGCCCGACGAGCAGGCCACGGCGCTGTTCCGCATTGCGCAGGAAGCGCTGACCAACGTCGAGCGCCACGCCGGCGCGCGGCGCGTTGCCGTGTCGCTGGCCTTCGATGCCGATGCCACGCGCCTGGCCGTGCGCGACGACGGCCACGGCTTCGACGTCGCGCGCATGCAGGCCGATCCGCAGCGTGGCATCGGCCTGCGCAACCTGCGCGAGCGCATCGCCGCGCTGTGCGGGCAGTTCGACATCGTTTCCGGCCTGGGCGGCACCCAGATCATCGCCTCGCTGCCGCTGGCCCGCCCCGCCGCCGCCGCGCGCGATGCCATTACCGCAGGACCCTCGCAGTCATGA
- a CDS encoding carbon starvation CstA family protein, with protein sequence MNRIGEHLVWLAVAVLGAFAFGTVALARGEAVSALWIVVAALCIYLIAYRYYSRFIADKVMQLDPKRMTPAWRHNDGLDYVPTNKAVLFGHHFAAIAGAGPLVGPVLAAQMGYMPGMLWLLAGVVFAGAVQDFMVLFISTRRDGRSLGDLVKSEMGTVPGMIALFGCFMIMIIILAVLALIVVKALADSPWGTFTVAVTIPIAIFMGIYTRYIRPGRIGEVSVIGFVLLMLAIIGGQYVHESATLAPLFTYDGKALTWMLIIYGFVAAVLPVWLLLAPRDYLSTFLKIGTIIALAVGILIVAPELKMPAFTQFAAGGGPVWSGNLFPFLFITIACGAVSGFHALISSGTTPKLLENETHARFIGYGAMLAESFVAIMALVAAAVIEPGVYFAMNSPAAVIGTTPEAVAQAVSTWGFVITPDVLVQTAKDVGENTIISRAGGAPTLAVGIAHILHQVVGGQAMMAFWYHFAILFEALFILTAVDAGTRAGRFMLQDLLGSFVPSMKRTDSLPANLIATALTVAAWGYFLYQGVVDPLGGINTLWPLFGISNQMLAAVALVLGTCVLVKMKRGQYAWVTLVPTVWLLICTLTAGWQKLFHADPKVSFLTHAAKFSAAIAEGKVLAPAKSMEQMHRIVFNDYLDAGLCALFMVVVLSIVFYGFKTALQARAVNRPTDKETPFEPLPGAASAQS encoded by the coding sequence ATGAATCGCATCGGAGAACACCTGGTGTGGCTGGCCGTCGCCGTCCTTGGCGCGTTTGCCTTCGGCACCGTCGCGCTGGCGCGCGGCGAAGCCGTCAGCGCGCTGTGGATCGTGGTTGCCGCGCTCTGCATCTACCTGATCGCCTATCGCTACTACAGCCGCTTTATCGCCGACAAGGTGATGCAGCTCGATCCCAAGCGCATGACGCCGGCGTGGCGCCATAACGATGGCCTGGACTACGTGCCGACCAACAAGGCGGTGCTGTTCGGCCACCACTTCGCCGCGATTGCCGGCGCCGGCCCGCTGGTGGGCCCGGTGCTGGCCGCGCAGATGGGCTACATGCCCGGCATGCTGTGGCTGCTGGCCGGCGTGGTGTTCGCCGGCGCGGTGCAGGACTTCATGGTGCTGTTCATCTCGACGCGCCGCGACGGCCGCTCGCTGGGCGACCTGGTCAAGTCCGAGATGGGCACGGTGCCGGGCATGATCGCGCTGTTCGGCTGCTTCATGATCATGATCATCATCCTGGCGGTGCTGGCGCTGATCGTGGTGAAGGCGCTGGCGGACTCGCCGTGGGGCACCTTCACCGTGGCGGTGACGATCCCCATCGCGATCTTCATGGGCATCTACACCCGCTACATCCGCCCGGGCCGCATCGGCGAGGTCTCGGTGATCGGCTTCGTGCTGCTGATGCTGGCCATCATCGGCGGCCAGTACGTGCATGAAAGCGCGACGCTGGCGCCGCTGTTCACCTACGACGGCAAGGCGCTGACCTGGATGCTGATCATCTACGGCTTTGTCGCCGCCGTGCTGCCGGTGTGGCTGCTGCTGGCCCCGCGCGACTACCTGTCGACCTTCCTGAAGATCGGCACCATCATCGCGCTGGCCGTCGGCATCCTGATCGTCGCGCCGGAACTGAAGATGCCGGCCTTCACGCAGTTCGCCGCGGGCGGCGGGCCGGTGTGGTCGGGCAACCTGTTCCCGTTCCTGTTCATCACCATCGCCTGCGGCGCGGTGTCGGGCTTCCACGCGCTGATCTCGTCGGGCACCACGCCCAAGCTGCTGGAGAACGAAACCCACGCGCGCTTCATCGGCTACGGCGCGATGCTGGCCGAGTCCTTCGTCGCGATCATGGCGCTGGTCGCCGCCGCGGTGATCGAGCCCGGCGTGTACTTCGCCATGAACAGCCCGGCGGCGGTGATCGGCACCACGCCCGAGGCGGTGGCCCAGGCGGTCTCGACCTGGGGCTTCGTGATCACGCCCGACGTGCTGGTGCAGACCGCCAAGGACGTCGGCGAGAACACCATCATCTCGCGCGCCGGCGGCGCGCCGACGCTGGCCGTGGGCATCGCCCACATCCTGCACCAGGTGGTCGGCGGCCAGGCCATGATGGCGTTCTGGTACCACTTCGCCATCCTGTTCGAGGCGCTCTTCATCCTGACCGCCGTCGACGCGGGCACCCGCGCCGGCCGCTTCATGCTGCAGGACCTGCTGGGCAGCTTCGTGCCGTCGATGAAGCGCACCGACTCGCTGCCGGCCAACCTGATCGCGACCGCGCTGACGGTGGCGGCCTGGGGCTACTTCCTGTACCAGGGCGTGGTCGATCCGCTCGGCGGCATCAACACGCTGTGGCCGCTGTTCGGCATCTCCAACCAGATGCTGGCCGCGGTGGCGCTGGTGCTGGGCACCTGCGTGCTGGTCAAGATGAAGCGCGGCCAGTATGCCTGGGTCACGCTGGTACCGACCGTGTGGCTGCTGATCTGCACGCTGACCGCCGGCTGGCAGAAGCTGTTCCATGCCGACCCGAAGGTCAGCTTCCTGACCCACGCCGCCAAGTTCAGCGCCGCCATTGCCGAAGGCAAGGTGCTGGCGCCGGCCAAGTCGATGGAGCAGATGCACCGCATCGTCTTCAACGACTACCTGGACGCGGGCCTGTGCGCGCTGTTCATGGTGGTGGTGCTGTCGATCGTGTTCTACGGCTTCAAGACCGCGCTGCAGGCCCGCGCGGTGAACCGCCCGACCGACAAGGAAACGCCGTTCGAGCCCCTGCCGGGCGCCGCTTCGGCCCAATCCTGA
- a CDS encoding YbdD/YjiX family protein: MLEQLGTMGRYLGQSLRLMVGLPDYQTYVAHMESTHPDRAPMSYEEFFRERQEARYGGGQGKCC, from the coding sequence ATGCTGGAACAACTCGGCACCATGGGCCGGTACCTGGGGCAGTCGCTGCGGCTGATGGTCGGGCTGCCCGATTACCAGACCTATGTGGCGCACATGGAAAGCACGCACCCTGACCGGGCGCCGATGAGCTACGAAGAGTTCTTCCGCGAGCGCCAGGAGGCACGCTACGGCGGCGGGCAGGGCAAGTGCTGCTGA
- a CDS encoding LysR family transcriptional regulator, with the protein MDRLQSMRVFSKVVELGSFARAAQQLEMSNAVVTRYVADLESHLGTRLLNRTTRSLSLTDAGETYLQRCQQILEDVEEAESVVTARSQSLSGTLRLVTPVMFGLHLLPELLSRFQQLYPDVVFDVILSDRNVDIVEEGRDVAVMLSDLGLGSHLVARPLLSAEVILCASPGYVAAHAPIRHAHELSHHRCIAMRLPNAEHEWTLLGPEGEVTVPIRPGLLCSNAELAHQAALADMGVAMLSSYLARPNIEAGRLVHVLPQYQLPRRDVSVVYPSRKFLPTKVRAFIDFLLEEGQVRGKEAHPVASLGAHALRT; encoded by the coding sequence ATGGATCGCTTGCAGTCGATGCGTGTGTTTTCCAAAGTGGTGGAGCTCGGCAGCTTCGCGCGTGCAGCGCAGCAGCTGGAAATGTCCAACGCAGTGGTCACGCGCTACGTGGCCGACCTGGAAAGCCACCTCGGCACGCGCCTGCTCAACCGCACCACGCGCAGCCTGTCCTTGACCGATGCCGGCGAAACCTACCTGCAACGCTGCCAGCAGATCCTGGAAGACGTGGAGGAAGCCGAGAGCGTAGTCACCGCCCGCAGCCAGTCGCTGTCCGGCACGCTGCGCCTGGTGACGCCGGTGATGTTCGGCCTGCACCTGCTGCCCGAGCTGCTGTCGCGCTTCCAGCAGCTTTACCCGGACGTGGTCTTCGACGTGATCCTGTCGGACCGCAATGTCGATATCGTCGAGGAAGGCCGCGACGTGGCCGTGATGCTGTCCGACCTGGGACTGGGCTCGCACCTGGTAGCGCGCCCGCTGTTGTCGGCCGAAGTGATCCTGTGCGCCTCGCCCGGCTATGTCGCGGCGCATGCACCGATCCGCCACGCCCATGAGCTGAGCCACCATCGCTGCATCGCCATGCGGCTGCCCAACGCCGAGCACGAATGGACGCTGCTCGGGCCCGAAGGCGAGGTGACCGTGCCGATCCGCCCGGGGCTGCTGTGCAGCAACGCCGAGCTGGCGCACCAGGCCGCGCTGGCGGACATGGGCGTGGCCATGCTCTCGTCCTACCTGGCACGGCCCAATATCGAAGCGGGCCGGCTGGTGCACGTGCTGCCGCAGTACCAGCTGCCCCGGCGCGATGTCAGCGTGGTCTATCCGAGCCGCAAGTTCCTGCCCACCAAGGTGCGCGCCTTTATCGACTTCCTGCTGGAGGAAGGGCAGGTGCGGGGCAAGGAGGCGCACCCGGTCGCCAGCCTGGGCGCCCACGCCTTGCGTACCTGA
- a CDS encoding DNA topoisomerase III, translating to MSKALIIAEKPSVAADIARALGGFTKHDEYFESDDYVLSSAVGHLVEIAAPDEYEVKRGKWSFANLPVIPPHFDLRPIAKTESRLKVLNRLIKRKDVTALINACDAGREGELIFRLIAQQAKAKQPVRRLWLQSMTPQAIRDGFAALREDEDMLPLADAARCRSEADWLVGINGTRAMTAFNSKGGGFFLTTVGRVQTPTLSIVVEREEKIKHFVPRDYWEVRAEFIAAAGLYEGRWFDPKFKKNEFDPEARESRLWSEAEAKSIVAACRDKPGTVTEESKPSTQQSPALFDLTTLQREANSRFGFSAKNTLGLAQALYEKHKVLTYPRTDARALPEDYMDTVKQTMDMLADSSPNYLPHAKKILAQGWVKPNKRIFDNSKISDHFAIIPTLQAPKNLSEPEQKLYDLVVRRFLAVFFPAAEFQVTTRITEVAGHHFKTEGKVLVNPGWLAIYGREAQGKDGKDDAANLVPVAKDEKVKTDKVEGVGLTTKPPARYNEATLLSAMEGAGKLVDDDALREAMAGKGLGTPATRAAIIEGLLTEKYLVREGRELIPTAKAFQLMTLLRGLGVQELTQAELTGEWEHKLSQIERGRLKRDEFMREIAQMTQQIVKRAKEYDSDTIPGDYATLDTPCPQCGGQVKENYRRFACTACEFSISKIPGGRQFEIEEVEELLQKKEIGPLQGFRSKMGRPFAAILKLGKDDEGHYKMEFDFGQSDDDNDGEPVDFSGQQPVGTCPKCGGSVFEHGMKYVCENSTTSPKSCDFTTGKIILQQEISREQIGKLLNEGKTDLLTGFKSSRTGRNFKAFLVKQPDGKIGFEFEAREPKAGAKTAAKAPAKAASRGTAEAEAAPATKTAAKTAGKTAAKTAAAKAPAKKAAAKKAPAKTAAAKKTRAAAAGE from the coding sequence ATGTCAAAAGCCCTCATCATCGCGGAAAAACCGTCGGTCGCGGCGGATATCGCCCGTGCCCTCGGGGGGTTTACCAAGCACGACGAGTATTTCGAGAGCGACGACTACGTGCTGTCCTCCGCCGTCGGCCACCTGGTCGAGATCGCCGCGCCGGACGAATACGAGGTCAAGCGCGGCAAGTGGAGCTTCGCCAACCTGCCGGTGATCCCGCCGCACTTCGACCTGCGCCCGATAGCCAAGACCGAGTCGCGCCTGAAAGTGCTGAACCGGCTGATCAAGCGCAAGGACGTGACCGCGCTGATCAACGCCTGCGACGCGGGGCGCGAAGGGGAACTGATCTTCCGCCTGATCGCGCAGCAGGCCAAGGCCAAGCAGCCGGTGCGCCGGCTGTGGCTGCAATCGATGACGCCGCAGGCGATCCGCGACGGCTTTGCCGCCCTGCGCGAAGACGAAGACATGCTGCCGCTGGCCGACGCCGCGCGCTGCCGCTCCGAGGCCGACTGGCTGGTCGGCATCAATGGCACGCGCGCCATGACCGCCTTCAACAGCAAGGGCGGTGGCTTCTTCCTGACCACCGTGGGCCGCGTGCAGACGCCGACGCTGTCGATCGTGGTGGAGCGCGAAGAGAAGATCAAGCACTTCGTGCCGCGCGACTACTGGGAAGTGCGCGCCGAGTTCATCGCCGCCGCCGGCCTGTATGAAGGCCGCTGGTTCGACCCCAAGTTCAAGAAGAACGAGTTCGACCCCGAGGCGCGCGAGTCGCGGCTGTGGAGCGAGGCCGAGGCCAAGAGCATCGTCGCCGCCTGCCGCGACAAGCCGGGCACCGTCACCGAGGAATCCAAGCCGTCGACGCAGCAGTCGCCGGCGCTGTTCGACCTGACCACGCTGCAGCGCGAGGCCAACTCGCGCTTCGGCTTCTCGGCCAAGAACACGCTGGGCCTGGCACAGGCGCTGTATGAAAAGCACAAGGTCCTGACCTACCCGCGTACCGACGCGCGCGCGCTGCCCGAGGACTACATGGACACGGTCAAGCAGACCATGGACATGCTCGCCGACAGCTCGCCCAACTACCTGCCGCACGCCAAGAAGATCCTGGCGCAGGGCTGGGTCAAGCCGAACAAGCGGATCTTCGACAACAGCAAGATCAGCGACCACTTCGCCATCATCCCGACGCTGCAGGCGCCCAAGAACCTGTCCGAGCCGGAGCAGAAGCTGTACGACCTGGTGGTGCGCCGCTTCCTGGCGGTGTTCTTCCCGGCGGCCGAGTTCCAGGTCACCACCCGCATCACGGAAGTGGCGGGGCACCACTTCAAGACCGAAGGCAAGGTGCTGGTCAACCCGGGCTGGCTGGCGATCTACGGCCGCGAGGCGCAGGGCAAGGATGGGAAGGACGACGCCGCCAACCTGGTGCCGGTGGCGAAGGACGAGAAGGTCAAGACCGACAAGGTCGAAGGCGTCGGCCTGACCACCAAGCCACCTGCGCGCTACAACGAAGCGACGCTGCTGTCCGCCATGGAAGGCGCCGGCAAGCTGGTCGACGACGACGCGCTGCGCGAAGCCATGGCCGGCAAGGGCCTGGGCACGCCGGCCACGCGCGCCGCCATTATCGAAGGGCTGCTGACCGAGAAATACCTGGTGCGCGAAGGCCGCGAGCTGATCCCCACCGCCAAGGCGTTCCAGCTGATGACGCTGCTGCGCGGCCTGGGCGTGCAGGAACTGACGCAGGCCGAGCTGACCGGCGAGTGGGAGCACAAGCTCTCGCAGATTGAGCGCGGCCGCCTCAAGCGCGACGAGTTCATGCGCGAGATCGCGCAGATGACGCAGCAGATCGTCAAGCGCGCCAAGGAATACGACAGCGACACCATCCCCGGCGACTACGCCACGCTGGACACGCCGTGTCCGCAGTGCGGCGGCCAGGTCAAGGAGAACTACCGCCGCTTTGCCTGCACCGCGTGCGAATTCTCGATCAGCAAGATCCCGGGCGGCCGCCAGTTCGAGATCGAGGAAGTCGAGGAACTGCTGCAGAAGAAAGAGATCGGTCCGCTGCAGGGCTTCCGCAGCAAGATGGGCCGCCCGTTCGCCGCCATCCTCAAGCTCGGCAAGGACGACGAAGGCCATTACAAGATGGAGTTCGACTTCGGCCAGAGTGACGACGACAACGACGGCGAGCCGGTCGACTTCAGCGGCCAGCAGCCGGTGGGAACGTGCCCGAAGTGCGGCGGCTCGGTGTTCGAGCACGGCATGAAGTACGTCTGCGAGAACAGCACCACCAGCCCGAAGAGCTGCGACTTCACCACCGGCAAGATCATCCTGCAGCAGGAAATCAGCCGCGAGCAGATCGGCAAGCTGCTCAACGAAGGCAAGACCGACCTGCTGACCGGCTTCAAGTCGTCGCGCACCGGCCGCAACTTCAAGGCCTTCCTGGTCAAGCAGCCGGACGGCAAGATCGGCTTCGAGTTCGAGGCGCGCGAACCCAAGGCCGGCGCCAAGACGGCGGCCAAGGCTCCGGCCAAGGCGGCATCGCGCGGCACGGCGGAAGCCGAAGCGGCGCCGGCAACCAAGACGGCCGCCAAGACTGCCGGCAAGACCGCGGCCAAGACCGCTGCCGCCAAGGCGCCGGCGAAGAAGGCCGCGGCAAAGAAGGCACCCGCCAAGACCGCCGCGGCAAAGAAGACGCGCGCGGCAGCGGCCGGCGAGTAA